The genome window TCCTATAGTAACAATAGCAACAAAATGACATTGAAAgaaatgaatgatattttaagCAGAAGCGGTCTCCATCATAACTGAGTGAAAAACATTCAAACCATAAACAATATTTCTAAAGGAACCGAGAATACGCCGAACAAACAAATCATAGCTATGTCTAATGTTCAAAAAGAATACTGTCAACATCAGAAGTAcagcatccagccatttgagcAAAAAGCTATGAATCTTCAGTTCTAGTTCCCATCAGGACCCGGTAAAGCAAAAAAATTTGGTTTGCACCTTAGATGAACCAGTTTTTCCATTTATGCCCAAACTCTCTTTCTGGGAATGAGATCTGACGATTTAACCTGATCTATTTTAGCAGCTACAATGAAATCATTCATGCTCAGACCTCCTGCAGTTTAAGTCATCGAATTAtagtattaagtgtaattagtaAAAATCATAACAGCAGAAAATAAACCTTGTtattaagaaacaaaaaagaatttggtggcttaacaaaaaatttgaaaGGGGATCAGAAGATAGAACAGAATTACAGTAGATTATGTCGATATTACTACAGTTGAGGTAAGAAACCATTCAAACTCATCTTTCATGATACAGTTACCTTTAAAGATTTTGTAAACCTTCGAAATTAACTCCACCCCTTTATCTTTGCAAAGTTACAGTACATATACAAAAGTGCAAAGCAATAATACTAATGCAGAGGCATGGAAGACCATGTGAAAAATATCTTAACAGAGCATATAAACAAAGTACTGGACATTTCAAAGTGGGAGGAGTAATGAAACTTGGCTTCCCAAGGAAACTTTCACTGTTCTgttttcagaaatttcaaacagGATgggtaaagaacaaaagaatggATAAAGCCTCTCAGACTCCTAGTGAATCATGAAAGGCATGTTCAGCTTCTCAATTGGGACAACTTAGGTAGACAGTCAGTCTTCTGATACACCATAAATAGTGGGTAAAAACAGGGAAAAAGATCATCCGTCGGAAGTCCATGCCCTTGTGAAACCAATGACTCGAATAAAAGGAGTATACCTTATCTAGTCACTTACAATAGCATGAATGAGCTTTTTCCAAATTACACTGTTAGTTTTACTATTAAATTAGTGAAGGAAAGAGTCTCCTTTTCCCCATCAAAACATTGTTGGAAGCACTAAGCATGTTTATCTTTTATAATTTGCTTCTGCAACTCTTCATTATTGGTCTAGCAGGATCCCTTCTGATTGATATTGTCGTTAACAAATATTTGCAGTGAGTCTTAAATAAGTGCTATTCATAAATTAAACAAAACAGTACTATTCAGAATTCAATATTTAGATTACTAAAAGCTGGTTCGGAAATAAGTAACCACAAATCTGAATTATTGTCTATTAGAGACATATGTGCTCACCAATTGAAGAAGTCCATAGTTCAGCTCTAAGTTGATTGGACTCCTCAAGGTGAAGACTAGGGAAGTGCCCTGTAGCACCAATAGCCTTGTATATCCTGTTGATCAGTTCAATCCCACATTGGAAATCTCTCAACTTCCATACGCATTGCAGCCTTAGCCCCTCTTCTCCATTTATCAATCTCCATCCAACAACCTACAAGGTAAATAAATGTACGTGTCCATAAGTGTTGAACCACATTAACATTTCTTGTTCCCTGGGGGTGAAAATTTTATAGTGAAACAACTACCCTTGTCCAATGCACTTCATTAGAAATGATACATACGCCACAACTTCACACAAGTAAAAGAATAACGCTTTTCATGCAGGAGCGTAATGCCTTCTTCTGTCATGAGCCGATCAAGGCATTGGTTAGAAGATAACCACTACACCTAATCATGCCTTCGAAAAGACACAGAATGAACAGATGCATTTTGACAGTGTGTACACTCTATTACAAGTCCATCAGTGAAATGCACCAGAAGGTGTGCACTTTCACACTCTCATAATACCACGCCTTTAAGCACTAACTAACAACTAACAACTAACAACTAACAACCATTTTTTAAAACCAATTGTACTAAAAACCCTGAAAATAATTCATGTAACTAATAATTTTTGACCTTGAGCAAGAGTTTCTTGGCTGCATCTTCAGAAATGGGCTGCTCATTAGGTGAGATGGGAGTACAATCTTGCTGGGCTAAAGACAGAGCAGTTGCAGTTGGGATCAAGATTTTATGCTCTGTATTCACATTCCCCAGTACTTTCTCCGCAAAATTGCTCTCGACTTCAGCCGGAAAAGGGTCCCTCGCCCCGAAATCCCCCAGCAAATCCGCCCCACTTGCAACTATCCCAGTACTTCTCCGCCTCCTCCTCTGATCAGTCTTGCAGCTGAAAAAGACGAAAGCAGCAGCAGACCTTTGACTTGAAAGAACACTGGGAAGAGATGAATTCAAAGAAAGAATAGAGCACAGATGGCTTGTGGAAGCAGCCATGATTATTGGTGGGAGAGCTGCAGCTAAACGTGCAGGAATGTGGATGGATAAGGAAGGAAGGATTACCTCTTTTCCGGTTTCTGCTTTCTCCTTGGGAACTGGAACCGGGTTTGGACATCATATGGACCGTACGGTTCTGGCGCCAGAAGACGTTAGTGGTTGTAGTTAGATGGGCCCATTGTGCATTATTTTTTCGTACTTGTACAAGTTTGAGGCCCATATTTTAAGAcaaacaaatttctttttgttttttggtcgttaaatagaaaaatcaaaattttgactaattCTCCCAAAGCTAGTTTTTCACTAATTCTCCCAATTGATTGGAATCaagctttagttttttttttttcgtttttgtttaGGAGAGAAGGGAGCACCTTTATTTTGTTTCGTTTCAACTCGTGATTTTTCGATTACTGTCTTTGGAGCTAGTTCAATCACTTTCTATTTGTCTAGCTTACATAATGGGACAAATATTTAGAAATTTTTGTATTCATCTGACCTACTTAGCAAGACAAATAGTTAGGAACTTCTGTCTGACCTTACTTGACAGGACAAATACTCATGACTAAATATCTGGTTATTGATAAAGACCAAAACTTCATGAGATTATTgtgattaattgttaattactgAATTAGTATGATTATGTGTTTTTTATGATAACTgtgtttaaaatttattataatattaACTTACTCATGTCAGTAGACGACGAGTGCCTGAACCACTTATTGGACAAGCGATATGCtcacttcaaaagttgccggcttttgaagtgtCTTCGCAGAGTCCATTTATCGAAACACTCATACAAAAAACTGTGAGTTATGAAAGGGATATGCTCACTCCAAATTTGGAGGCAAGATCAATGGCTTGTTAGATCAACCTTGCTTTGGTTGTTTTGGTTTGGTAACTTTTGTATACAAAATTGGACCATATCAATGAAGGGATGTATTTTatatgataggttgattttggaataggtttgtttggattgcttcatattttctcaattttatttgcttacatcatctttacaatttccaatacacctttttatctttccaatatctttttatctcacatatatcacatcacaaaaagtgctacagtaaaaatatcccaaataatcccaaataacttacaatctaAACAGACATATTGCTTACGAATATAACCAATGGGAAGATTTATAAGTTCACATGTACAAAATTTTAGCTATTTTAATTTTGATTGTAGACATGATGGTTTTATGTCCCGATTTTGGCACTTGACAGTGCTCCCCCTTCTAAATGGACTCAGGGCACGGACGGTTGCAGGTACATCGTGCCAATTTTAGTCATTATCAACTGCGCGTAACTTTCTTTGTACatcgtgtaacttttttttcacaggatgtattttcacaacagatagTGATGGGCCCCATACTTAGCGCGAAAATCGAGTTATATGATGTTATCTCAgccgcacaaaattttgagggcaAATCTTGGCCCTTAAccgtgcagggacggtcatactGCCCCAAATCCCTTCTAAATAGAAGTATAGCCTGTTTTTCCTTGAATAATCTCCCCACTCTTGTATATTGGATTCCTTGTTCCCGTGTAAATCACCTCAGCTGCCCCGATCAGGCTGCAGTGTTGTCAATTTTCTGATCCAAGTGGGAACAATTTAATCCTAAGAGCAAGTTGGTTGACAAAagttcaagaaaagaaaagaaaaaaaaaaaaagttggtaGCAAAATTAATAACGCCCAATGTGGTCATCTGAAGTACTGCATCAAATTTACATTGATGAAAATAACAAGTTAAGAAATCATTTACAGGTAAACACAAAATGTTGTTAGCTTTGAGCCAGCATCTCTAGTTATGAAAATAGAAACACATGTAATAGTAAATAGggatataaatatttaataactaaaatacaaaaatgcaaaaaaaaaactactcaaCTCAATAATGCCGTTTGACACATTAGATCAATTACAATGATGATGATACATTACATATATTACTTGTTCTTTGTTAAAAACAGGTATCAAAATACGACTGAGCACATAATATTGACTTTCAACAAATTATTCGGCataaaaagaaaagtgaaaaaaattcaatatttaaTACCTAAAAGGAACATTTCACAATTACAATTTATTAGGGCAATAACACAAttcttaaaaaattttgtgCTGAATTATCCTGTGCCCAGTGTGCTCCCACAAGGCAAAGGATAACTCGGCCCCTGCCTGTAGTTGACTTTCTAAGCTTCGAGCTTTTCCCAATTGCTGGAAGTGAAGAGTCGCAAACTGTAAAGACTGTTTTCATCATTATTCATCGACTTCTTCCATTTCTAAATTGAACTTATCCTCCTTATCGTCAGATGGCCTCCAGTTGCCTTACTTCCATTTCAGCCGTCTTCAAAGATCTGCAGTTCCTGAAGAACAGCTGCCCAAAATCTCCGGAATGGATGGTGGAGCTCTTTAGGTTGACAGACCTGGAAGCGCATCTAAGAATATTCAGAACATTTCTTCTGTGTGTGAGAAAATGGGGCGACGATGGTGATGCGGTTCTTGGAGCACTGGTAGTTACGATGAAAGATGCCATTTCCAAGCAGGGACGGCTGATTTTCAACACCTACAATTTTACTGTGGGCTATACATATCGTATCCGCGATTTAGGAGTTGTGCCCAGTGGTTTAAGATCTTTCCACCCAGAAATCAAGGAATGGTACTTGGTTTCTTCCGATTGGTCATCAAGGCAGTCTAGTAATTCCCAGGTAAAGAAAGATGACCTTATGGAAATCATGGACTCTCTTCGGGAGAATCTAAATGATATTGTTTACTCAATGCATCTGTACAACAGTTTTAGAGAACAGGCTGAAGCCCTTGAAGAGATGCTAACATTCTTGAAAAACTTCATCTGTTTTGTCACACTTCATGGAGTTGAAGATATGCAGTTGGGACCTTTATTGAGTCAGGTTGAATTTGTCGCTGTCAATGCAGCATCCCTCTCTTTTGCGTGGTTCTGTAAGGAGTCCATGTCTATCAAGGATGATACCTCGGACCTGCTGCAGAAGATTATTTATGCAGAACCGCAAGTCCATAAGACTTGTGTCCAGGCCCTGATAGCTTCAAAGTTATCACGACAACCATACGCGGAAACAGATGAGCATGTATTGAGAGGCTTCATCAATTCTCTTATATTTTATCTGTGGGAGATAATAAAGACCAGAGCTTGTCTTATGATCTCTCTGAAGGATCAACTTCGACTGCTTTTTGAGGGACTAATATCCTTCAGAACCATTCTCAAGGAGAACCCTGACAAGTTTGATGAGAAAATGAGATATCTAATTAGACTTGTGCTATGTGATGCAGGACTTgttgctttttctctttctctcagTGCCGAGAAAGACGGAGTGCTAAAGGACATGGATCTTGTGTCTTACCAAGATTTTCTGGAAAGGCTCAAGGTTATCAAGGCAGCAGTTGCAGAGACATGTCCAGAAACATCATCATCCAACTTTCCTAGGACCAATGAGTTGGGCTTTATTGCTTTTCTTCAAAACTATATGATGGAACTGACTAGTTCTGAGGCTGGTTCTGTTGCTCTTGTAAACTATCCAATTCAAACAATACAGGAAGAACTTATTTTCTTACACCCTTTCTTGGAGAAAATTGTGGAATTGCGCAATGAAGATGAGGAGCTCCAAGCATTTTGGGACCGTGTTGTAGAGGTGGCATACAAGGCAGAGTTTCTTATCGACTCCTTACTAGTTGGAGATGTTCTTGATTCTTCTTCCATATCATTTGATTCTATAGTAGAAGAACTTAAGATCATCAAAGCTGTGGCCATGAAGATTTTTGAGAGCAATAGACTTGATCTCAAAGTTAAAGAGGTTACGAAGTCACTAAATCACATGCGACCACAGTCAAGCAAGCCAATAATCAGTGATGTGGTGGTGGGATTGGAGGATGAGGCAACCTTAATAATCAATCGACTCACAAGAGGATCATCCCAACTGCAAATAATTCCTATTGTAGGTATGCCAGGACTTGGTAAGACTACATTAGCcaaaaaagtttacaatgattCTTCAGTTATGTCGCATTTTTATGCACGTGCTTGGTGTACTGTCTCTCAAACGTATTACAAGAAAAATCTGTTGCTTCAAATTTTGACTTCTATTCATACCAAGCTTCATGACAAATTTGTTGAGATGTCTGAAGAAGATTTGGCGGCAGAAGTCAGAAGAGGTTTGCTAAGGACAAAATATCTCAttgttttggatgatatatgggACACTGAAGCATGGAACGCATTGGAAGCATCATTTCCTGATAACCGAAATGGAAGTAGAGTGATCATGACAAGTCGAAATCGTGATCTTGCTGCTCCGAGAGGTGAACTTGATGAAGGACCTCATTTCCTTCGTCCACTCACTCCTGATGAGAGTTGGGATTTGCTAAGTAAAAGGTTATTTCCTGGAAAAGACTTGCCTCCTCCAGAATTATGTGAACTCCGAATGCAAATCGTGGAAATGTGTCAAGGACTACCACTTACCATCGTCATTCTTGCTGGAATTCTAGCAAATGAGGACCAATATAGTTGGAAAAGGGTAGTGGAAGGTTTAAACTCAAGCATGCTCTCTAGTACAGAACAATGCACTGCTGCATTAGAGTTGAGTTACAACAATTTACCAGATTATTTGAAGCCATGCTTTCTATACTTTGGAGCGTTTCCTGAAGATCATGAACACACTACAGAGAGGTTGAATTGGTTATGGGTGGCTGAAGGATTTGCACAAAAAACTCAGTTCAAGAGCGCAGAGGATGTGGCAAATGATCACATGATGGCTCTTATTAACAGAAGTTTAGTCATGGTTTCCAAACAAAGATCCATTGGTGGAGTCAAAACCTGCCGTGTTCACGATTTGCTTTATGAGTTTTGTGTAAGAAAAGGCAGACAGGAAAAATTTGTGCAGCTGGTGAGCGGGTATGATGAACTATATACTATCAGTGTGCCACACAATCTACGCCGCTTATGCATCAACTCTAATCCAGGACACTTTTGCAAGTCCAGGTTATTTGCTCCCACCATCCGTTCTCTACTATTCTTCAATAATCATGAAAGCTACCAACCTACTGTTACTGACATACCATTCCTTGTTGCCATCAAACTTGTAAAAGTGTTAGATTTGAGCCAATTAAATCTGGGTTCTACTTTTCCTAGAGAACTGGAATTACTTGTTCACTTGAGGTACCTGGCAGTTGTTGGAGATCTGGAGTCAATTGCATCATCAATGTCCAATCTCTTGAATCTGGAAACTTTAATTCTGGAAACGTTTGATAGCGCTGTCTCACTACCAGATAGTATATGGAATCTTAAGAAACTGAGGCACTTGGTATTAAAAGGCGACTGCCTAGATGAATATTGTGAGCTTCAGTTGCCCACCTACAATCTTGAGAATGCTGAACATTTGTGTGATTTGAATACGTTGTCCAGAGTAATGCTTCCTTCTTGGGATACCATTGACAAGAtgtttagaaaatttcccaatATCCACAAGCTCAAATGCAGTTTCTACGAGGCTAATGGTTCTAGGGATTCAGCTGACAAGGTTCTAGCGCTTGACTTCTTAAGTGGACTAGAATCACTCACTCTCAAGTTCATTAACCATACAGGTGTTCAATGCCAGTTTGAGTTTCAATTTCCTTTGACAATTAGAAAATTGACTCTATCCGGCTTTCTCTTCCCTTGGAGCAAAATATCAGAAATTCAAAATCTACCCAATCTTGCAGTTCTCAAATTACTCGATGGGGCCTTTCAGGGAAAAATATGGAAcatggaagaagaagaagaggggtTCCCTAAAGTTAGTTTCTTGAAAATTGCTTCCCTGGATATTGTCAATTGGACAGCCTCCGAGTACATGGACTGTTTTCCTAGTCTAAGGAAATTAGTATTGGAAGATTGTCACTTTTTGGAGGAGATTCCTTCTGGTTTGGGGAGCTCAACTCTTGAAACAATTGAGGCCTCTGATTGTCCCTTCTCTGCAAGTTTTATACAGCCACTTCAGGAGGAGCAAATGGACATGGGAAATACTGATCTGAAGATCCACATTTCATCCTCTAAAATGAATTACTGATCTTCTCAAGCATGTCTAGTCTAGTTTGGGCAGCCAATTTACTCATTTACATGCTGTtcgtttttttttctaaatccaTTGCTTTTGTACTACTGGCTGTTTTGTTGCATCAATCTAGCATCAAAATTATTCATGCCATTTCAATATTCTGTATTCTGTCTCAAGTCAGTGTTGGTGGGATCACTTCCCAGTTTTTATGTTGTTACTAAAGATTTAAATCAATGAAGCTGCTGgatttttttcctctcaaacTTTAGTTATGATTCCAAAAATGTTTCACAATTTATTTGAGTTAATACTGCTCAGATGCACTATAAATACGATTTTTTCATCCAATTAGAAATTTTGTTCCAATAAGCAATTGATCCATTAGCCATAGTAAGAACTAATATTATACTCGTTTAGTATAATTTCGCTAGTATAACTTGAAAAAGCTCTCGTAACTTGTACAATTTTCAAATACTCTAAAGATTGGTTGTACTTGTcgaccaaaaaaacaaaagatatAATGAACGAACTTTGCTTGGAGTATTCTTCAACATTAATATTTCAATCTATGATAAAATTTGAAGacttttattaagaaaaatatgtaTTTTAGTAGTAATGTATACTGTATAGAACAACAAAGACTTGTATCATACCCTTTTCCCATATATgtaaatataagataaaaaaaaaagttatcaaattataattaattgTAATATTTCATACTTGCAAAAATGTTAAATCAAAGTTTATTATAGCACAACATCTAAAAATCATAATaacttttgtcctttttttttgtatttttattggGTGTTTTAGTGTATTTTTTGACATGTTTCTGCAGTTGATGCAGtaggaaaaaaaagttttgtttttcaaaacatGGCACAAGATCATTTGCCAAACACAGCCTaatgtttaaaatttttaatggtCACACCACAATTTTCTTACTGTAAAATTTGGCAATGCAGAAAAAGCTAATCACCACTCGCTTCTGAGCACTCATcattatgtaattttattatccTTAGGGAGTAGTGAAAAATACTAGCGTCATTGTCACCTAAACCAATGCCAATATGTTACTCATAATTTCTCGCTTGTGCAACTTGGAAATATTCATATGGAAAAAAATACAATTTTAGTCTCCAATATTTAGTACTATGCAATTTTAATCTTTAAAGTTtttaatgaaaacaaatttAGTCCCACATTTAGCACCTACACAGCTTTGATCCCTAAAGTTTCGGCAAGAAAAAATTTGGTCCCCCAATGTCTTGATTTTAAAGTAGATTCTAAACAAGTGAAAACATGTTTGCAATTATtgaatttaataataaaaaagtaaaatagcTGCTAAATCCGAACAACAAACTTAAGGACTAGTAACTCACGTGTTAACACGTGAGTAACTAATTAATCAATAAGAAAAAATTAGTTAAGCTAAAAAATTGAAACCAGTTGGATCACTCGGTTCATCGATCCAGAACTCATTTTCTAATTTAAACCCAATGACCCCCAAGCCAAAGACCTTAACACTCAATTTTTGCATTTAGTTTaacaaaccttttttttttcctactttCCTAATTAATTAGTTACTCGCGTGTCATGATGCGAATTATTCTTATTGTTTTAAAATTGACCGTTGTTTTGCATCTTCTTCTATAAAATCAATTTAATGAATTTGATTCTGTTTATAATTGACAAAAATCCTTCAATTGTcctaattttgtttcaaatttagGTTGAGTAGTAAGGCGAGAAGAATTATAAGTAGGAGATCCTGAATTCAATACCTCTCGCTtgcaaaaaaggaaagaaaaaaaaagagtttcaaATTGAAAACCCGAGTACTGGATATGTTTTTAcggaatcaaatttttttttaatcaaaactttAGGACTAAAGTTTCAGAAGTGTCAAATTTTAGAAATCAAAACTATATTTATCCCTTTCCATATTTAACATAAGCTACCGCTAGGTAAGAGGCTGGTGTGATTTCAAGTCAACTACATTGGGCTTTTCACGGTCCGAATGAGGCCTAATAGATTTTGCCTCATTCGGCTCGTTGAATTGACTTCAATGCAGCAGCCTAGAAGACTCTGTGGGCCTTGAATCAAATCAAGTCAGCGGTCTACCCGGCCTCATTTGGTCTGCCCATAttgtaaattggtcaaaataatAATCATCAAGATCCACCGGgctttcatatatttttttaaaaattactgaACCCGAGAGGGATGGAAAAGGAGGCCATAGAGGTTGCCCTTTCAGACTTGGTGATCGAGATCAGTTATCATGGAAATTCACACGTTAACTAATTGAATCACACAATTGAATGCAGATGCAAAGTCTCTTTCTTCAAGTCAGATTGGTTGCTTACatcaataaaaattttgccaccTTGTAATATTAATAATTTCTCATCACTGATTGTAACCTTCAAATTGGAAATTAAAAATTTCCAGTCGCATTCAAgctgcaattttcttatttaagacaaaattcaaaattaattcCTCATGTCGCATTCAGCAAGTTGTCGGGAATAGAACTACtgggccttgtttggattgcattttcttgatttttttatagaaaaattattataacgatttgatatatgtgagaaaaaaaataataggaaGATGTAGTCACAAAAAATAATGCAATTTTTAGCCGAAAAATGGCTATCCAAACGGGGCAGCGGAGGACTCTTAAACTTTCCCCATTATCAGGTTCAGgatttaaaattttggaaataaCTCTTAAAAAGTCTCCTTGTTGTCAGGTTCGCAGTTAGAATCATGTCAGTGCAGAGCCCATTAATTAGCTGATATGGCACAATATGATCAGCTGAAAATCTCTGTGTAAAAAGGCTTATGATTCTATTATATTGCATCGTAATACATGTCATTTGGTCACCAGCCTGCATTAGAActgaaatttttgactaaataatCCATATTAGGTGTCAAATTTTGCTGCTGCATCCTAGAAAGCCGCCATTCTTGATTGCTACTATAGTAGCTCAAGGGCATTGTACTGTTTTAGCCTGTAGATTACTTTGGGCTCAGCCTTAAAGCTAGGAGtgtaattaattgaaataaatccAATGAGTAGCAACTGCTACGCGCAATTAAGGGCGATCAAGAAATATGCTTCCGTTTCTTTCTCTGTGTTCTCGTCTTTTAGATAATTCTCAAGGATGGTACCCTCACAAAGGGgtaaaaaaatctcaaaaactCGGGAGTTGCAGAACTTAAGAACCTGATTCAGGCATAGTCAAGAAAGTTGGTTGTAATCATGTTCAATCAACTGTATGGCTCTTAACAATGACATGATGCAGACTCAATCATTTCAGATAAAACAAGAGAACACTCTTAATTTTTTTCGTATCATTCCGACGCCAGAGTGGAATGGTTTTGGAAGATATTTTTGCATAAATTCGAACAGAAGAAATGATACGGAGGAGGGTCGGAgttaaaaaagcaaaaaaaaaaaaaagttgtcggGGATAggaccaaaaataaataaataaataaaagaaaaggaaaactacACCAGTGAGGCTACATGTAAATGTACAGGTTGATTACTAAACCCGAAGGCAAGTTCATTGACTTTAGATTAAATAATGTCAGTGCAGAGCCCAATAATTCAGTAGCTCTCCATTTCTTCTATGGCAAAAGTAAATGACTATGTCCGCCAAGCATCCATAACCAACATGGTGGGAAGCTATCAATGAACCTGCAATCTTACTTCCAAACTCACGAGTTTTCCTAGTTTCTAGTAGTGACTATATAGGCACTACTAATTTCTTGATTAACATTCTATAAACATTTTCATCTTCCTTGCAATATCAGTTAACTTTGAtttctctcactctctctctctccctctcttttaAAAAATATTGGAGTTATTTCAATTCATCTCTACATTGGATTGACTTTTGGTTCCCTTATCAATCTTCCTTTCACCAGATGGCCTCCAGTAGTCTTACATGCATTTCTTCCATCTTGGATGATATGCAGTTGCTGGAGAACAAATGTCCAGACTCTACAGATCATGATTTCGCAAGCCTGAAAGGGGGACTAAGAATTTTGAGACCATTCCTCATGAGTGCGAGAAAGTGGGGCAACAATGATGACGAAAATCTAGCAGCTCTTCTATTAGGCACTGAAGCTGCCATTTCCAAAACTGGAGAGAAGATCCATTCATTTTGTCTTCGTTTGGAACTGGAAGGTCGAGTTTCTGCCAACGATCTGCGGACTCTGGTCTTTGATTGTATGACAGACTTTCCTTCCGATGAAGATATAAAGGGGTGGTACTTCGTTTTCTCATATCGCTCGTTAAAGCAGTCTAGTAACAATTCACTGATGAAAACAGAAGACCTTATCGAATTCATGGATTATCTTCTGGAGAGTTTTAGGGACGATCATTATGATATAGGTGTTCTGTTTGAAGGTGTAGAAGGACCAACCGAAGGCCTTGAAGAGAAGCTGGCGTTCTTGAAGAACTTCATCAGTTTCGTTGCACTGCACGGGATTAAAGATGAGCAATTGGGACCTTTATTGGCTCACACTGAACTTATCGCTGTCAATGCAGCATGCCTCAGTTACTGGTCGTGCTTTGGCGCAGATGATGAACTGTACTTATCAATCAGGGATGCTACGATGGAAGGGCTGCAGAAGATCATTCCTGTGGAATCCCATGTCCATGAGACCTGTGTCCAGGCTCTGATTGCTTCAAAGTTATCAGCACGATCATATGTGGAAGCAGATGAGCAGATATTGAGGGAGATCATTGATTCTCTCCTATGTAATATTTGCTGGATTCTCAAGTCTGGTACTTGTCGTATGATCTCTATTAAGGATCAACTGCAAATGCTTTGTGATGGACTAAGATCTCTAAGAACCATTTTGAAGGAGAAGGAGAAGCCCAACAAGTTTAATGAGAAAATGAGAGATCTTACTGGACTTGTGATCTGCGATGCGGGACTTGTTTTTTTAACTCTTTCTCTGAATGCAAACAATGATGGATGGGTCAAGGAAATGGATCTTGTGCCTTTAGATCTGCTGGAAAGGATTAAGCTCATAAAGGCAACAATTGCAGAGGAATGTCCAGGAACATCACCATTCAACTTTCCCAAAACTAATGCGTTGGGTTTTGTTGATTCTCTTCTAAAGTATATGATGGATCT of Coffea arabica cultivar ET-39 chromosome 5c, Coffea Arabica ET-39 HiFi, whole genome shotgun sequence contains these proteins:
- the LOC113689688 gene encoding probable pterin-4-alpha-carbinolamine dehydratase, chloroplastic, which translates into the protein MAASTSHLCSILSLNSSLPSVLSSQRSAAAFVFFSCKTDQRRRRRSTGIVASGADLLGDFGARDPFPAEVESNFAEKVLGNVNTEHKILIPTATALSLAQQDCTPISPNEQPISEDAAKKLLLKVVGWRLINGEEGLRLQCVWKLRDFQCGIELINRIYKAIGATGHFPSLHLEESNQLRAELWTSSIGGLSMNDFIVAAKIDQVKSSDLIPRKRVWA
- the LOC113689449 gene encoding putative late blight resistance protein homolog R1A-3, whose amino-acid sequence is MASSCLTSISAVFKDLQFLKNSCPKSPEWMVELFRLTDLEAHLRIFRTFLLCVRKWGDDGDAVLGALVVTMKDAISKQGRLIFNTYNFTVGYTYRIRDLGVVPSGLRSFHPEIKEWYLVSSDWSSRQSSNSQVKKDDLMEIMDSLRENLNDIVYSMHLYNSFREQAEALEEMLTFLKNFICFVTLHGVEDMQLGPLLSQVEFVAVNAASLSFAWFCKESMSIKDDTSDLLQKIIYAEPQVHKTCVQALIASKLSRQPYAETDEHVLRGFINSLIFYLWEIIKTRACLMISLKDQLRLLFEGLISFRTILKENPDKFDEKMRYLIRLVLCDAGLVAFSLSLSAEKDGVLKDMDLVSYQDFLERLKVIKAAVAETCPETSSSNFPRTNELGFIAFLQNYMMELTSSEAGSVALVNYPIQTIQEELIFLHPFLEKIVELRNEDEELQAFWDRVVEVAYKAEFLIDSLLVGDVLDSSSISFDSIVEELKIIKAVAMKIFESNRLDLKVKEVTKSLNHMRPQSSKPIISDVVVGLEDEATLIINRLTRGSSQLQIIPIVGMPGLGKTTLAKKVYNDSSVMSHFYARAWCTVSQTYYKKNLLLQILTSIHTKLHDKFVEMSEEDLAAEVRRGLLRTKYLIVLDDIWDTEAWNALEASFPDNRNGSRVIMTSRNRDLAAPRGELDEGPHFLRPLTPDESWDLLSKRLFPGKDLPPPELCELRMQIVEMCQGLPLTIVILAGILANEDQYSWKRVVEGLNSSMLSSTEQCTAALELSYNNLPDYLKPCFLYFGAFPEDHEHTTERLNWLWVAEGFAQKTQFKSAEDVANDHMMALINRSLVMVSKQRSIGGVKTCRVHDLLYEFCVRKGRQEKFVQLVSGYDELYTISVPHNLRRLCINSNPGHFCKSRLFAPTIRSLLFFNNHESYQPTVTDIPFLVAIKLVKVLDLSQLNLGSTFPRELELLVHLRYLAVVGDLESIASSMSNLLNLETLILETFDSAVSLPDSIWNLKKLRHLVLKGDCLDEYCELQLPTYNLENAEHLCDLNTLSRVMLPSWDTIDKMFRKFPNIHKLKCSFYEANGSRDSADKVLALDFLSGLESLTLKFINHTGVQCQFEFQFPLTIRKLTLSGFLFPWSKISEIQNLPNLAVLKLLDGAFQGKIWNMEEEEEGFPKVSFLKIASLDIVNWTASEYMDCFPSLRKLVLEDCHFLEEIPSGLGSSTLETIEASDCPFSASFIQPLQEEQMDMGNTDLKIHISSSKMNY